In a single window of the Jaculus jaculus isolate mJacJac1 chromosome 9, mJacJac1.mat.Y.cur, whole genome shotgun sequence genome:
- the Slc16a5 gene encoding monocarboxylate transporter 6 isoform X2 yields the protein MMFGGVLSSLGMVASSFSTTLIQLFLTGGVITGLGMCFSFQTSITALGLYFVRRRPLANALASIGLSLGVTLWPPLARHLLEELGWRGSFLVFGAVFLHCCACGAILRPLATPTTPESKGAPPAPPPKTPARSCWATCISTVQHHLAVDILRHNMGYCVYTVGVTWMMLGFTLPHIFLVPYAVRNGVDEYRAALLISVIGFCNIFLRPVAGLWVGRPSFAAYRKYTFSSAILLNGLTNLVCTVSADFRVLISYCLVYSVSMCGIGIFLFQVLMDIVPMDRFPSALGLSSVLCGIASVSSPPLAGFLLDTTNSFSYVFYMSSFFLISAALFMSGSFYALQKKEQKGKSAKVEDVISETTLMQGLTLESKDSVQKQLCPENIYVTTV from the exons ATGATGTTCGGGGGTGTGCTGTccagcctgggcatggtggccagctCCTTCTCTACAACGCTCATCCAGCTCTTCCTCACAGGAGGAGTGATCACAG GCCTGGGCATGTGTTTCAGCTTCCAGACAAGCATCACGGCGCTGGGCTTGTACTTTGTCCGACGGCGGCCACTGGCTAACGCCCTGGCCTCCATAGGCCTCTCCCTGGGAGTCACCCTGTGGCCACCGCTGGCCCGCCACCTCCTGgaggaactgggctggagggggTCGTTCCTCGTCTTTGGCGCGGTCTTTCTGCACTGCTGTGCCTgcggggccatcctgagaccctTGGCCACCCCCACGACTCCCGAGAGCAAAGGAGCTCCCCCTGCACCCCCTCCCAAGACACCTGCTCGCAGCTGCTGGGCAACGTGCATCTCGACCGTGCAGCATCACCTGGCCGTGGACATCCTGAGACACAACATGGGCTACTGCGTGTACACGGTGGGCGTCACGTGGATGATGCTGGGTTTCACGCTGCCGCATATCTTCCTGGTGCCCTACGCCGTGCGGAACGGGGTGGACGAGTATCGGGCGGCCCTGCTCATTTCGGTCATTGGCTTCTGCAACATCTTCTTGAGACCCGTGGCCGGGCTGTGGGTGGGCCGGCCGAGCTTCGCAGCCTACCGCAAGTACACATTCAGCTCGGCGATCCTGCTCAACGGGCTCACCAATCTGGTGTGCACCGTGTCGGCCGACTTCCGGGTGCTCATCAGCTACTGCCTGGTGTACAGCGTGTCCATGTGCGGCATCGGCATCTTCCTCTTCCAGGTCCTCATGGACATTGTCCCCATGGATCGGTTTCCCAGCGCCCTGGGcctctcctctgtcctctgtggCATCGCCTCCGTCAGCTCCCCTCCACTGGCTG ggttcCTGCTGGACACCACCAACAGCTTCAGCTATGTCTTCTACATGTCCAGCTTCTTTCTCATCTCAGCTGCCCTCTTCATGAGCGGAAGCTTCTATGCACTgcagaagaaggagcagaaaggcAAGAGTGCCAAGGTGGAAGATGTCATCTCAGAGACTACCCTGATGCAGGGTCTTACCCTGGAAAGCAAGGACAGTGTCCAGAAGCAATTGTGCCCTGAGAACATATATGTGACCACTGTCTGA
- the Slc16a5 gene encoding monocarboxylate transporter 6 isoform X1, with the protein MPQALEHADGRWAWMVLLASLVTQALTLSFPVCIGVFFTDLQRDFQASNSETSWFPSILGAMLHAGGPLCSILVGRFGCRATMMFGGVLSSLGMVASSFSTTLIQLFLTGGVITGLGMCFSFQTSITALGLYFVRRRPLANALASIGLSLGVTLWPPLARHLLEELGWRGSFLVFGAVFLHCCACGAILRPLATPTTPESKGAPPAPPPKTPARSCWATCISTVQHHLAVDILRHNMGYCVYTVGVTWMMLGFTLPHIFLVPYAVRNGVDEYRAALLISVIGFCNIFLRPVAGLWVGRPSFAAYRKYTFSSAILLNGLTNLVCTVSADFRVLISYCLVYSVSMCGIGIFLFQVLMDIVPMDRFPSALGLSSVLCGIASVSSPPLAGFLLDTTNSFSYVFYMSSFFLISAALFMSGSFYALQKKEQKGKSAKVEDVISETTLMQGLTLESKDSVQKQLCPENIYVTTV; encoded by the exons ATGCCCCAGGCCCTGGAGCATGCCGACGGCAGGTGGGCCTGGATGGTACTGCTGGCCTCCCTGGTGACCCAGGCCCTCACCTTGAGCTTCCCGGTATGCATTGGCGTCTTCTTCACTGACCTACAgcgtgatttccaggccagcaaCAGTGAGACCTCCTGGTTCCCCTCCATCCTCGGAGCTATGCTCCATGCCGGGG GACCCCTCTGCAGTATCCTGGTGGGACGCTTTGGCTGCCGGGCAACTATGATGTTCGGGGGTGTGCTGTccagcctgggcatggtggccagctCCTTCTCTACAACGCTCATCCAGCTCTTCCTCACAGGAGGAGTGATCACAG GCCTGGGCATGTGTTTCAGCTTCCAGACAAGCATCACGGCGCTGGGCTTGTACTTTGTCCGACGGCGGCCACTGGCTAACGCCCTGGCCTCCATAGGCCTCTCCCTGGGAGTCACCCTGTGGCCACCGCTGGCCCGCCACCTCCTGgaggaactgggctggagggggTCGTTCCTCGTCTTTGGCGCGGTCTTTCTGCACTGCTGTGCCTgcggggccatcctgagaccctTGGCCACCCCCACGACTCCCGAGAGCAAAGGAGCTCCCCCTGCACCCCCTCCCAAGACACCTGCTCGCAGCTGCTGGGCAACGTGCATCTCGACCGTGCAGCATCACCTGGCCGTGGACATCCTGAGACACAACATGGGCTACTGCGTGTACACGGTGGGCGTCACGTGGATGATGCTGGGTTTCACGCTGCCGCATATCTTCCTGGTGCCCTACGCCGTGCGGAACGGGGTGGACGAGTATCGGGCGGCCCTGCTCATTTCGGTCATTGGCTTCTGCAACATCTTCTTGAGACCCGTGGCCGGGCTGTGGGTGGGCCGGCCGAGCTTCGCAGCCTACCGCAAGTACACATTCAGCTCGGCGATCCTGCTCAACGGGCTCACCAATCTGGTGTGCACCGTGTCGGCCGACTTCCGGGTGCTCATCAGCTACTGCCTGGTGTACAGCGTGTCCATGTGCGGCATCGGCATCTTCCTCTTCCAGGTCCTCATGGACATTGTCCCCATGGATCGGTTTCCCAGCGCCCTGGGcctctcctctgtcctctgtggCATCGCCTCCGTCAGCTCCCCTCCACTGGCTG ggttcCTGCTGGACACCACCAACAGCTTCAGCTATGTCTTCTACATGTCCAGCTTCTTTCTCATCTCAGCTGCCCTCTTCATGAGCGGAAGCTTCTATGCACTgcagaagaaggagcagaaaggcAAGAGTGCCAAGGTGGAAGATGTCATCTCAGAGACTACCCTGATGCAGGGTCTTACCCTGGAAAGCAAGGACAGTGTCCAGAAGCAATTGTGCCCTGAGAACATATATGTGACCACTGTCTGA